Proteins encoded together in one Macadamia integrifolia cultivar HAES 741 chromosome 8, SCU_Mint_v3, whole genome shotgun sequence window:
- the LOC122087406 gene encoding zinc finger CCCH domain-containing protein 11 encodes MPPKQQSKSDVAKKQKVVEDKTFGLKNKNKSKNVQKYVQSLHQSVQPKPDPSKIAAKKKKEEEKEREKELNDLFKIAISQPKVPVGVDPKSILCEFYKAGQCAKGFKCKFSHDLNVQRKGEKIDIYSDKRDEGNNETMEDWDEETLQKVVESKKKEYNQTKPTEIVCKHFLEAVEKKQYGWFWVCPNGGKECHYRHALPPGYVLKSQMKALLEEEAEKISIEEEIENQRAKIASTTPLTPEIFMQWKKKKLEEKEAGLAAQRAERAKNDRMSGRELFLSNSSLFVDDAEAYEKYQREEESDASEQKVKDDSASQGPSSSTATAADAEILPDDDDDDDELDLDELNELEASLSRTSIQIREPGIEA; translated from the exons ATGCCTCCTAAGCAGCAATCCAAATCCGACGTAGCAAAGAAGCAGAAGGTTGTTGAAGACAAAACCTTCGGACTCAAGAACAAAAACAAGAGCAAAAATGTTCAGAAATACGTTCAGAGTCTCCACCAATCCGTCCAACCAAAACCTGACCCTTCGAAGATCGCCGCCAag aagaagaaggaggaagagaaggagcGAGAGAAGGAGCTGAATGATTTATTTAAGATTGCTATTAGTCAGCCTAAGGTTCCAGTTG GTGTTGATCCAAAGTCTATATTGTGTGAGTTTTACAAAGCTGGGCAATGTGCCAAGGGTTTTAAGTGCAAGTTCTCTCATGATTTAAATGTCCAGCGAAAGGGTGAAAAGATTGATATTTACAGTGATAAGCGTGATGAAG GCAACAACGAAACAATGGAGGATTGGGATGAGGAAACGCTCCAAAAGGTCGTTGAGTCAAAAAAGAAGGAGTataaccagaccaaaccaactgAAATT GTCTGTAAACACTTTCTGGAAGCAGTGGAGAAGAAACAATATGGTTGGTTCTGGGTTTGTCCTAATGGCGGCAAAGAGTGCCATTACAGACATGCTCTTCCTCCTGGATATgtgttaaaatctcaaatgaagGCTTTGTTGGAGGAAGAGGCTGAAAAGATATCTATCGAGGAAGAGATAGAAAATCAG CGTGCAAAAATAGCATCTACAACCCCGTTGACTCCTGAAATCTTCATgcaatggaagaaaaagaagctgGAAGAAAAGGAAGCCGGTCTTGCTGCACAGAGGGCTGAGAGGGCTAAGAACGATCGCATGAG TGGTCGTGAACTGTTTCTCTCAAACTCTAGCTTGTTTGTGGATGATGCGGAGGCATATGAGAAGtaccaaagagaagaagagtcagATGCTAGTGAACAAAAG GTTAAGGACGATTCTGCCTCCCAGGGACCAAGCAGTTCAACGGCTACAGCTGCTGATGCTGAAATTCTTCcggatgatgatgacgacgatgatgaacTGGACTTGGATGAGTTAAATGAGCTAGAAGCAAGCCTGTCAAGAACATCCATTCAGATCCGTGAGCCAGGTATTGAAGCATAG
- the LOC122087403 gene encoding pentatricopeptide repeat-containing protein At5g02830, chloroplastic codes for MEPNMTIVTSTTTLPQSTRSKYPPFKFDPEATIKTQSLQSSNSKRLAKDLGMRELVIVGSSLLLPPNPTPSHRYPISSKYKPSPLSSISHSPAKSTCLSPDRTAGADAGTRPARTPLLMNVGQDLTRQGRHLKYYADLASKLVEDGRLEDFLMIAESVLVSGSETETLQFAASLNIKLVSAGILRFLRQGRVQTVVEFLNKVQKLGLSPSALFDESAKEFLTLECRRLLEAGKLEEFVDLMDILAGFQFCIKEFIDPLEIVAMCTEKRNPHLAVRYVSMLPDAHVLFSSIIHEFGKRQDLASALIAYEASRSKSDKPNMYACRTIIDVCGVCGDSLRSRYIYKDLLAQKVIPNTYVFNSLMNVNANDLNHTLYVYKQMQSLGVIADVASYNILLKACSLAERVDLAQEIYKEIKHMASKGALKLDVITYSTIVKVFADAKMWQMALKVKEDMLLSGVTPNLVTWSSLINAFANAGLVEKAIQVFEEMLLAGSEPNTQCCNILLHACVEACQYDRAFRMFQSWKESGVWKICDTKLSNGKMHNLVTRQTDNASEDCDMPGGVSDPHHSNFIKPFPFAPTTTTYNILMKACGTDYYRAKALMEEMKTAGLSPNHISWTILIDIGGNSGNAGGAMQALKTMQDAGIKPDVVAYTSAIKACVENKKLEIAFLLFEEMKRHRLKPNLVTYNTLLRARSRYGSVQEVQQCLAIYQDMRKAGYNSNDYYLKQLIEEWCEGVIQDSNQNQGLLASGSSSIKTDLKKPQSFLLEKVAGHLQKDITESLMMDLRGLTKVEARIVVLAVLWMIKESCALGNPIKDDMNIILGTKGKGPGTNHVSEVQDAVIKLLQNELGLEVILEGPRIPITRNDFGSPFTLDMNNENQVNNRLPIDFEPMARRPAVLQRLKVTRKSLYHWLQRRVGVIRR; via the exons ATGGAACCAAACATGACCATAGTGACCTCCACCACCACACTACCACAGTCCACAAGATCGAAATACCCGCCTTTCAAATTCGATCCTGAGGCCACTATAAAAACCCAAAgtcttcaaagttcaaacagtAAACGGTTGGCCAAAGATCTAGGAATGAGAGAGCTCGTTATCGTTggctcttcccttcttctccctccaaACCCAACTCCTTCCCATCGCTATCCTATCAGCAGCAAGTACAAGCCCTCACCCCTCAGTTCAATCTCTCATTCTCCCGCAAAATCAACATGTTTGTCTCCCGATCGTACCGCCGGCGCCGATGCCGGTACCAGGCCTGCGCGTACTCCTCTGCTCATGAACGTCGGTCAGGATCTGACGCGACAAGGGAGACATCTGAAATACTATGCGGACCTTGCGTCGAAGCTTGTCGAGGATGGCAGGCTTGAAGACTTCTTGATGATTGCGGAGAGCGTTTTGGTTTCAGGTTCTGAGACGGAAACTTTGCAGTTTGCTGCTTCGTTGAATATCAAGCTCGTCTCTGCCGGAATCCTGCGTTTTCTTCGTCAGGGAAGGGTACAGACTGTTGTGGAGTTTCTGAATAAGGTCCAGAAGCTAGGACTTTCTCCGTCGGCCCTGTTTGATGAATCCGCAAAGGAGTTCCTGACGCTAGAATGTCGTAGACTTTTAGAAGCCGGTAAACTGGAGGAATTTGTTGATTTGATGGACATTCTCGCCG GTTTCCAGTTCTGTATTAAAGAATTTATCGACCCACTTGAAATTGTAGCTATGTGCACTGAGAAACGTAACCCTCATTTGGCTGTAAG GTACGTAAGTATGCTTCCAGATGCACATGTTTTGTTCAGTTCCATCATTCATGAATTTGGAAAGAGACAGGATCTGGCATCTGCTTTGATTGCATATGAAGCTTCAAGGAGCAAGTCAGACAAGCCTAATATGTATGCATGTCGCACTATAATTGATGTTTGTGGTGTCTGTGGTGACTCTTTAAGATCTCGATACATTTACAAG GACTTACTCGCTCAGAAGGTCATCCCCAATACTTATGTTTTCAACAGTCTCATGAATGTCAATGCCAATGATTTGAATCACACCTTATATGTCTACAAGCAAATGCAA AGCCTAGGTGTTATTGCAGATGTGGCGTCTTATAATATACTCTTAAAGGCATGCTCTCTTGCTGAAAGAGTCGATTTGGCACAAGAAATTTACAAGGAAATAAAGCATATGGCATCAAAAGGGGCACTGAAATTGGATGTCATCACATACAGCACTATTGTTAAG GTCTTTGCAGATGCAAAAATGTGGCAAATGGCTCTGAAAGTCAAAGAAGACATGCTTTTGTCTGGTGTTACTCCAAATTTAGTTACATGGTCTTCATTGATCAATGCATTTGCCAATGCAGGTCTTGTAGAGAAGGCGATTCAAGTATTTGAAGAGATGCTCCTTGCAGGTTCTGAGCCTAATACACAGTGTTGCAACATTCTTCTTCATGCTTGTGTTGAGGCATgtcagtatgacagagcttTTCGTATGTTCCAGTCTTGGAAGGAGAGTGGGGTCTGGAAGATTTGTGATACAAAATTAAGTAATGGCAAGATGCACAATCTAGTTACTAGGCAGACAGATAATGCGAGTGAAGATTGTGATATGCCAGGTGGTGTCTCTGATCCACATCATTCGAATTTCATTAAACCGTTTCCCTTTGCACCTACAACCACGACATATAATATTTTGATGAAGGCCTGTGGTACTGATTACTACCGTGCTAAAGCTTTGATGGAGGAGATGAAGACAGCAGGTCTCTCTCCCAATCACATTAGCTGGACAATATTGATTGATATTGGTGGAAACTCTGGAAATGCTGGGGGTGCTATGCAG GCTCTGAAAACTATGCAAGATGCTGGAATTAAACCTGATGTTGTTGCATACACGTCAGCCATCAAG GCTTGTGTAGAAAACAAAAAGTTGGAGATCGCATTTTTATTATTCGAAGAAATGAAAAGGCATAGATTAAAACCAAATTTG GTGACATATAATACACTTCTAAGAGCCCGTAGCAGATATGGTTCCGTACAAGAAGTACAGCAATGCCTGGCTATATATCAAGATATgcggaaagcagg GTACAATTCCAATGACTATTACCTCAAGCAATTAATTGAGGAGTGGTGTGAAGGAGTAATACAGGATAGCAATCAAAATCAAGGCCTACTGGCCTCAGGAAGTTCTTCTATCAAAACTGATCTAAAGAAACCTCAAAGTTTTCTTCTTGAAAAAGTTGCTGGTCACTTGCAAAAGGATATCACTGAGAGCCTCATGATGGATCTTCGAGGCCTTACCAAG GTTGAAGCTCGTATTGTTGTTCTGGCAGTTTTGTGGATGATCAAAGAGAGCTGCGCTCTAG GAAATCCAATCAAAGATGACATGAACATCATTCTAGGAACCAAGGGAAAAGGTCCGGGCACAAACCATGTTTCTGAGGTGCAGGATGCAGTAATCAAACTTCTGCAGAATGAACTGGGTTTAGAAGTCATCCTGGAAGGACCTAGAATTCCAATTACTAGAAATGATTTTGGAAGCCCTTTCACTCTAGACATGAACAATGAAAATCAGGTGAACAACAGGCTGCCCATTGACTTTGAACCCATGGCCAGAAGACCTGCAGTTTTACAAAGGCTAAAGGTTACAAGGAAGTCATTGTATCACTGGTTGCAGAGAAGAGTAGGTGTCATTAGAAGATAA
- the LOC122087404 gene encoding DNA topoisomerase 6 subunit A — protein sequence MADKKKRRRADPDSEDEDSVGHGAQPFKKRLKSDNVILSGLRKLTESLQSNNTDQKTLTLSDLDLSFNCREVADLNLSSVQDAVERLIIRVTQSILSGSGFSFDVPARGNANQLYIPELDRIVLKDKTSIRPYANVSTVRKTTITARILQLVHQLCLKNIHVTKRDLFYTDVKLFQDQSQSDTVLDDVSCMLGCTRSSLNVVAAEKGIVVGRIIFSDNGDMIDCTKMGMGGKAIPPNIDRVGDMQSDALFILLVEKDAAYMRLAEDRFYNRFPCIIITAKGQPDVATRLFLKKMKTELKLPVLALVDSDPYGLKILSVYGCGSKNMSYDSANLTTPDIKWLGIRPSDLDKYKIPEQCRLPMTEQDIKTGKDLLEEDFVKKNPGWVEELSLMVKTKQKAEIQALSSFGFQYLSEVYLPLKLQQEDWL from the coding sequence ATGGCGGACAAGAAGAAACGGCGGCGAGCTGATCCCGACTCGGAGGACGAAGACAGCGTCGGGCACGGCGCCCAGCCCTTCAAGAAGCGCTTGAAGTCCGACAATGTCATCCTGTCAGGACTCAGGAAGCTCACCGAGTCCCTCCAATCGAACAACACCGATCAGAAAACCCTAACCCTTTCGGACCTCGACCTCTCTTTCAACTGCCGTGAAGTGGCCGACCTTAACCTCTCCTCCGTCCAAGACGCCGTCGAACGACTCATCATTCGCGTCACGCAATCCATCCTCTCCGGCTCAGGCTTCTCCTTCGATGTCCCAGCCCGTGGCAACGCCAACCAGCTCTACATACCCGAGCTCGATCGCATCGTCCTCAAGGACAAGACCTCCATTCGCCCCTACGCCAACGTCTCCACAGTCCGCAAGACCACCATCACCGCTCGTATTCTCCAGCTCGTCCATCAGCTCTGCCTCAAGAACATCCATGTCACCAAGCGAGACCTCTTCTACACCGACGTCAAACTCTTCCAAGACCAATCCCAGTCCGATACCGTACTCGACGATGTCTCTTGTATGCTTGGATGCACCAGGTCCAGCCTCAATGTCGTAGCCGCCGAGAAGGGGATAGTTGTTGGAAGGATCATTTTTAGCGACAATGGTGATATGATCGATTGCACTAAAATGGGTATGGGCGGAAAGGCCATTCCTCCCAATATCGATCGTGTAGGGGATATGCAAAGTGACGCCCTCTTCATTCTTCTGGTCGAGAAGGATGCTGCTTACATGAGACTGGCCGAAGATCGATTCTATAATCGGTTCCCATGCATCATTATTACGGCGAAAGGGCAGCCAGATGTGGCGACGAGGCTGttcttgaagaagatgaagacggAGCTGAAGCTTCCTGTACTTGCACTTGTGGATAGTGATCCGTATGGATTGAAGATTCTATCGGTTTATGGGTGTGGATCAAAGAACATGTCTTACGATAGTGCAAATCTGACGACTCCTGATATCAAGTGGTTGGGGATCAGGCCAAGTGATCTGGACAAGTATAAGATACCAGAACAGTGTAGGTTGCCCATGACAGAGCAGGATATTAAGACTGGTAAGGATTTGctggaggaggattttgtgaaGAAGAATCCTGGATGGGTTGAGGAGTTGTCTTTGATGGTGAAGACCAAGCAGAAGGCAGAGATTCAGGCATTGAGTTCCTTTGGTTTCCAGTACTTGTCGGAAGTGTATTTGCCTCTTAAGCTACAACAGGAGGACTGGTTATGA